From Haemorhous mexicanus isolate bHaeMex1 chromosome 1, bHaeMex1.pri, whole genome shotgun sequence, one genomic window encodes:
- the RBBP8 gene encoding DNA endonuclease RBBP8 isoform X2, with protein sequence MNASGGSCGSPSSAEPTGDFFKELWSKLKECHDKEVQGLQLKISKLKKERCLDAERLEEFYTKNQQLREQQKALHDTIKVLEDRLRAGLCDRCAVTEEHMRKKQQEFENIRQQNLKLITELMNEKNNLQDENKKLTEQFQQLQKELEMQKQQAVEAEEVIPDSPVLTSSFSVVNRMRRKKENRHVRYTEHTPPDLELRESNSVFGKIPLFSTQVSTHHGGEILVTDTCDPQLSPVPNKPRVGAYPLPKPSFNLAAVVAETIGLGVEEESESQSVLNLPLTNTVTSQASESMQCEDSRKHPTSESKNDDNALGISDPSHNTPPHDDWDSRVASPVFGASSSMKNNSSTVHAPCILDSGLKPHLKTNLFNNPSSTRSHKSRSKSEDVAFVAPLNLGTEINSVISQASVHRQMVVKKNSNEALTCVGNTCTAKNEVIKSDVLLVYQKQLEGRCAKRKKAEDDHAVSCEQTSFSKENSVPFRSDVQQVNGEHTGDKPLDLSDRFSGVRAQEKKQGSEETYKNRLKQVTLHDIFSHIGKTIPEGSASVQNANNESCLLGRDLQEESCVQEAVLGRAFPDRKNQIPTKEEVPPFKFAPLPSSAETEELFDDVKVASGHVPNRKKTRTGHGESEPASVLQPNPCRLSKSKAQQNEQDLKDKPSIDNFQWSIDPGADLSQYKMDITVIDTKGGSHTRVGGEVVDMDYTYVSDSVLLEMKNQQQNQESSPRGEITDMFDRTSHEEYESCLPEDSPPACDERETLHGEEQDKGLTAASKKLKKYEDKQDKAKQKAFVEPYFKSDERKSTVLDFPHIEVIRKKEERRKLLGHTCKECEIYYADIPEEEREKKLASCSRHRFRYIPPNTPENFWEVGFPSTQTCVERGYIKEDLAPCQRPKRRQPYAVMFSPKAKEQKT encoded by the exons atGAATGCATCTGGAGGAAGCTGTGGCAGCCCTAGTTCTGCAGAACCTACAGGAGATTTCTTCAAAGAACTGTGGTCCAAACTGAAGGAATGTCATGATAAAGAAGTACAAG GCTTACAGCTGAAAATATCTAAGTTGAAAAAGGAAAGATGCTT ggaTGCAGAGAGGCTTGAAGAGTTCTATACCAAGAACCAACAGCTCAGAGAACAGCAAAAAGCACTTCATGACACCATCAAGGTTTTAGAAGACAG ATTAAGAGCGGGGTTATGTGATCGCTGTGCTGTAACCGAAGAACATAtgagaaagaagcagcaagagTTTGAAAATATCCGGCAGCAGAATCTCAAACTTATAACTGAGCTTA tgaatgaaaaaaacaacttaCAGGATGAGAATAAAAAGTTAACTGAACAGTTCCAGCAATTACAGAAGGAGCTAGA GATGCAAAAGCAGCAAGCTGTGGAGGCAGAAGAAGTTATTCCAGATTCTCCAGTTCTAAcatcttcattttctgtggTTAATCgtatgagaagaaaaaaagagaataggCATGTCCGATATACGGAACATACACCCCCAGATTTGGAACTTAGGGAAAGCAACAGTG TGTTTGGAAAAATTCCACTCTTTTCCACACAAGTGAGCACTCACCATGGAGGAGAGATACTAGTGACAGACACTTGTGATCCACAACTGTCCCCTGTGCCAA ATAAACCAAGAGTGGGAGCATACCCTCTTCCAAAGCCATCTTTTAACTTGGCTGCAGTTGTTGCAGAAACAATTGGACTTGGTGTTGAAGAGGAATCT GAGTCCCAGAGTGTACTGAATCTTCCCCTCACTAATACAGTTACGAGCCAGGCCTCAGAGAGCATGCAGTGTGAAGACTCAAGAAAACATCCAACTTCTGAATCAAAAAATGATGACAACGCTTTAGG TATTTCAGATCCATCTCATAATACTCCACCACATGATGACTGGGATTCTCGGGTAGCTTCTCCTGTTTTTGGAGCTTCTAGCAGCATGAAGAACAACTCAAGTACAGTTCATGCTCCTTGTATTTTAGATTCAGGATTGAAGCCTCATCTCAAAACCAACCTCTTCAACAATCCATCCAGTACCAGATCTCATAAAAGTAGATCAAAATCTGAAGATGTTGCTTTTGTTGCACCACTGAATCTTGGGACGGAAATCAATTCAGTAATCAGTCAGGCCTCTGTCCATAGGCAAATGGTTGTGAAAAAGAATTCTAATGAGGCTTTAACCTGTGTTGGAAACACCTGTACAGCTAAAAATGAGGTGATCAAGAGTGATGTCCTCCTTGTTTACCAGAAGCAGCTAGAAGGCAGGTGTGCTAAGAGAAAGAAAGCTGAAGATGATCATGCAGTTAGCTGTGAGCAAACATCATTCAGCAAAGAGAACTCTGTGCCCTTTCGATCTGATGTTCAGCAGGTCAATGGGGAACATACAGGGGATAAGCCCTTGGATCTGTCTGATCGCTTCTCTGGAGTTCGTGctcaagagaaaaaacaaggaaGTGAGGAGACATATAAAAACAGACTGAAGCAAGTGACTCTGCATGACATTTTTTCACACATAGGGAAAACCATTCCTGAAGGTTCAGCATCCGTTCAAAATGCCAACAATGAGAGCTGTTTGTTGGGCAGAGATTTACAAGAGGAATCCTGTGTACaagaggcagtgctgggaagagcattccctGACAGGAAAAACCAGATCCCAACGAAAGAAGAAGTTCCTCCCTTCAAATTTGCACCACTGCCGAGTTCTGCAGAGACAGAGGAACTTTTTGATGATGTAAAG GTTGCCAGTGGCCATGTACCgaatagaaagaaaacaaggacaGGACATGGAGAGTCTGAACCAGCATCTGTACTTCAGCCAAACCCTTGTAGACTATCAAAAAGTAAAGCACAGCAAAATGAGCAAG ACCTGAAAGATAAACCTTCTATAGATAACTTCCAGTGGAGCATAGACCCAGGAGCTGACCTTTCACAGTACAAAATGGACATTACTGTGATTGATACAAAG GGTGGTTCTCATACCAGAGTTGGAGGGGAAGTTGTTGATATGGATTATACTTATGTTAGTGACAGTGTGCTattagaaatgaaaaatcaacAGCAAAATCAGGAAAGCAGTCCAc GAGGAGAAATAACAGATATGTTTGATCGAACAAGCCATGAAGAATATGAATCCTGCCTACCAGAAGATAGTCCTCCTGCATGTGATGAAAGAGAAACTCTTCATGGTGAAGAGCAGGATAAGGGATTAACAGCAGCAAGCAAGAAACTAAAGA AATATGAGGATAAACAAGATAAAGCCAAGCAGAAAGCTTTTGTGGAGCCTTATTTCAAAAGTGATGAGAG aaagagTACTGTGTTAGATTTTCCTCATATTGAGGTTATTcggaaaaaagaagaaagaagaaaattacttgGCCACACTTGTAAGGAATGTGAAATA
- the RBBP8 gene encoding DNA endonuclease RBBP8 isoform X1, which translates to MNASGGSCGSPSSAEPTGDFFKELWSKLKECHDKEVQGLQLKISKLKKERCLDAERLEEFYTKNQQLREQQKALHDTIKVLEDRLRAGLCDRCAVTEEHMRKKQQEFENIRQQNLKLITELMNEKNNLQDENKKLTEQFQQLQKELEMQKQQAVEAEEVIPDSPVLTSSFSVVNRMRRKKENRHVRYTEHTPPDLELRESNSVFGKIPLFSTQVSTHHGGEILVTDTCDPQLSPVPNKPRVGAYPLPKPSFNLAAVVAETIGLGVEEESESQSVLNLPLTNTVTSQASESMQCEDSRKHPTSESKNDDNALGISDPSHNTPPHDDWDSRVASPVFGASSSMKNNSSTVHAPCILDSGLKPHLKTNLFNNPSSTRSHKSRSKSEDVAFVAPLNLGTEINSVISQASVHRQMVVKKNSNEALTCVGNTCTAKNEVIKSDVLLVYQKQLEGRCAKRKKAEDDHAVSCEQTSFSKENSVPFRSDVQQVNGEHTGDKPLDLSDRFSGVRAQEKKQGSEETYKNRLKQVTLHDIFSHIGKTIPEGSASVQNANNESCLLGRDLQEESCVQEAVLGRAFPDRKNQIPTKEEVPPFKFAPLPSSAETEELFDDVKVASGHVPNRKKTRTGHGESEPASVLQPNPCRLSKSKAQQNEQDLKDKPSIDNFQWSIDPGADLSQYKMDITVIDTKGGSHTRVGGEVVDMDYTYVSDSVLLEMKNQQQNQESSPRGEITDMFDRTSHEEYESCLPEDSPPACDERETLHGEEQDKGLTAASKKLKKYEDKQDKAKQKAFVEPYFKSDERKSTVLDFPHIEVIRKKEERRKLLGHTCKECEIYYADIPEEEREKKLASCSRHRFRYIPPNTPENFWEVGFPSTQTCVERGSLDFYGPYNLLLPIWNLLAASLKISFLAVSLFFWSK; encoded by the exons atGAATGCATCTGGAGGAAGCTGTGGCAGCCCTAGTTCTGCAGAACCTACAGGAGATTTCTTCAAAGAACTGTGGTCCAAACTGAAGGAATGTCATGATAAAGAAGTACAAG GCTTACAGCTGAAAATATCTAAGTTGAAAAAGGAAAGATGCTT ggaTGCAGAGAGGCTTGAAGAGTTCTATACCAAGAACCAACAGCTCAGAGAACAGCAAAAAGCACTTCATGACACCATCAAGGTTTTAGAAGACAG ATTAAGAGCGGGGTTATGTGATCGCTGTGCTGTAACCGAAGAACATAtgagaaagaagcagcaagagTTTGAAAATATCCGGCAGCAGAATCTCAAACTTATAACTGAGCTTA tgaatgaaaaaaacaacttaCAGGATGAGAATAAAAAGTTAACTGAACAGTTCCAGCAATTACAGAAGGAGCTAGA GATGCAAAAGCAGCAAGCTGTGGAGGCAGAAGAAGTTATTCCAGATTCTCCAGTTCTAAcatcttcattttctgtggTTAATCgtatgagaagaaaaaaagagaataggCATGTCCGATATACGGAACATACACCCCCAGATTTGGAACTTAGGGAAAGCAACAGTG TGTTTGGAAAAATTCCACTCTTTTCCACACAAGTGAGCACTCACCATGGAGGAGAGATACTAGTGACAGACACTTGTGATCCACAACTGTCCCCTGTGCCAA ATAAACCAAGAGTGGGAGCATACCCTCTTCCAAAGCCATCTTTTAACTTGGCTGCAGTTGTTGCAGAAACAATTGGACTTGGTGTTGAAGAGGAATCT GAGTCCCAGAGTGTACTGAATCTTCCCCTCACTAATACAGTTACGAGCCAGGCCTCAGAGAGCATGCAGTGTGAAGACTCAAGAAAACATCCAACTTCTGAATCAAAAAATGATGACAACGCTTTAGG TATTTCAGATCCATCTCATAATACTCCACCACATGATGACTGGGATTCTCGGGTAGCTTCTCCTGTTTTTGGAGCTTCTAGCAGCATGAAGAACAACTCAAGTACAGTTCATGCTCCTTGTATTTTAGATTCAGGATTGAAGCCTCATCTCAAAACCAACCTCTTCAACAATCCATCCAGTACCAGATCTCATAAAAGTAGATCAAAATCTGAAGATGTTGCTTTTGTTGCACCACTGAATCTTGGGACGGAAATCAATTCAGTAATCAGTCAGGCCTCTGTCCATAGGCAAATGGTTGTGAAAAAGAATTCTAATGAGGCTTTAACCTGTGTTGGAAACACCTGTACAGCTAAAAATGAGGTGATCAAGAGTGATGTCCTCCTTGTTTACCAGAAGCAGCTAGAAGGCAGGTGTGCTAAGAGAAAGAAAGCTGAAGATGATCATGCAGTTAGCTGTGAGCAAACATCATTCAGCAAAGAGAACTCTGTGCCCTTTCGATCTGATGTTCAGCAGGTCAATGGGGAACATACAGGGGATAAGCCCTTGGATCTGTCTGATCGCTTCTCTGGAGTTCGTGctcaagagaaaaaacaaggaaGTGAGGAGACATATAAAAACAGACTGAAGCAAGTGACTCTGCATGACATTTTTTCACACATAGGGAAAACCATTCCTGAAGGTTCAGCATCCGTTCAAAATGCCAACAATGAGAGCTGTTTGTTGGGCAGAGATTTACAAGAGGAATCCTGTGTACaagaggcagtgctgggaagagcattccctGACAGGAAAAACCAGATCCCAACGAAAGAAGAAGTTCCTCCCTTCAAATTTGCACCACTGCCGAGTTCTGCAGAGACAGAGGAACTTTTTGATGATGTAAAG GTTGCCAGTGGCCATGTACCgaatagaaagaaaacaaggacaGGACATGGAGAGTCTGAACCAGCATCTGTACTTCAGCCAAACCCTTGTAGACTATCAAAAAGTAAAGCACAGCAAAATGAGCAAG ACCTGAAAGATAAACCTTCTATAGATAACTTCCAGTGGAGCATAGACCCAGGAGCTGACCTTTCACAGTACAAAATGGACATTACTGTGATTGATACAAAG GGTGGTTCTCATACCAGAGTTGGAGGGGAAGTTGTTGATATGGATTATACTTATGTTAGTGACAGTGTGCTattagaaatgaaaaatcaacAGCAAAATCAGGAAAGCAGTCCAc GAGGAGAAATAACAGATATGTTTGATCGAACAAGCCATGAAGAATATGAATCCTGCCTACCAGAAGATAGTCCTCCTGCATGTGATGAAAGAGAAACTCTTCATGGTGAAGAGCAGGATAAGGGATTAACAGCAGCAAGCAAGAAACTAAAGA AATATGAGGATAAACAAGATAAAGCCAAGCAGAAAGCTTTTGTGGAGCCTTATTTCAAAAGTGATGAGAG aaagagTACTGTGTTAGATTTTCCTCATATTGAGGTTATTcggaaaaaagaagaaagaagaaaattacttgGCCACACTTGTAAGGAATGTGAAATA